A part of Larkinella insperata genomic DNA contains:
- a CDS encoding glycoside hydrolase family 130 protein, whose amino-acid sequence MTNRLFFPFFALFFWFSAPAQSPYKPWMIGEFTKQHAANPVLDARATTTFACPVRKETVRWEEKDVFNPAVVVRKGKIHLIYRAEDTVGKHAGTSRLGLATSTDGLHFKRRPEPVFYPDNDAMNVYEWEGGCEDPRIVESPGRVYVMTYTAYDGDKARLCVATSRNLVTWKKQGLAFDDLKYRNGWSKSGSIVCKRIGSRIVAQKINGKYWMYWGDQPQLYCASSPDLIHWTPVETTDGKLYAVAERRKEKYDSRLLEPGPPALLTANGIVLLYNGMNLPKDGDRDLPEGTYAAGQLLFDASDPTKLLDRSETYFMKPDQPYEIVGQVNNVCFIEGLVPYKGQWFLYYGTADSKIAVTTAPLK is encoded by the coding sequence ATGACAAATCGACTCTTTTTTCCCTTTTTTGCCTTATTTTTCTGGTTTTCGGCCCCGGCCCAGTCGCCCTATAAGCCGTGGATGATTGGTGAATTTACCAAACAGCACGCGGCCAACCCGGTTCTGGATGCCCGCGCTACCACCACGTTTGCCTGCCCGGTGCGGAAAGAAACCGTGCGCTGGGAGGAAAAAGATGTGTTCAATCCGGCCGTTGTGGTGCGTAAAGGCAAGATTCACCTGATTTATCGGGCCGAAGATACCGTCGGGAAGCACGCCGGAACCTCGCGGCTGGGACTGGCAACGAGCACGGACGGCCTGCACTTCAAACGACGTCCGGAGCCGGTTTTTTACCCCGACAACGACGCCATGAACGTCTACGAATGGGAGGGCGGCTGCGAAGATCCGCGGATTGTGGAAAGTCCGGGGCGGGTGTACGTGATGACCTACACGGCCTACGACGGCGACAAAGCCCGGCTTTGCGTGGCTACTTCCCGCAACCTGGTGACGTGGAAAAAACAGGGGCTGGCGTTTGACGACCTGAAATACCGCAACGGATGGTCGAAGTCGGGTTCGATTGTGTGCAAACGGATCGGGAGCCGGATCGTGGCCCAGAAAATTAACGGTAAATACTGGATGTACTGGGGCGATCAGCCGCAGCTTTACTGCGCGTCGTCGCCGGACCTGATTCACTGGACGCCGGTGGAAACGACGGACGGCAAACTTTACGCGGTGGCCGAACGGCGCAAGGAAAAGTACGATTCTCGGCTGCTGGAACCCGGTCCGCCCGCGCTGCTGACGGCCAACGGCATTGTGCTGCTTTACAACGGCATGAACCTGCCCAAAGACGGCGACCGCGATCTGCCCGAAGGAACGTATGCCGCCGGGCAGTTGCTGTTCGATGCCAGCGATCCCACCAAACTGCTCGACCGCTCGGAGACTTATTTTATGAAGCCCGATCAGCCCTACGAGATCGTCGGACAGGTGAACAACGTCTGTTTTATCGAAGGACTCGTGCCCTACAAAGGCCAGTGGTTTCTGTATTACGGAACGGCGGATTCCAAAATTGCCGTAACGACGGCTCCGTTAAAATAG
- a CDS encoding ATP-binding cassette domain-containing protein, translating into MAVSPLLSLQNTTVRRPTGLVLQHLNWSLRAGENWAVLGATGAGKSSLLDALSGRLPVAGGTYLHPVGPLRDTVEHVANDYQFDRKVASSAQFYQQRFNADAAEEAPTVWEVLQHQIKPTGTIDAQSVTLPPPAYPEAWLAEVAEWVHITHLLNRRLTSLSNGETRRTLLARSLLRRPKILLLDNSFGGLDVASRERLHGILNRIAAEGTTLVLATTPREIPDCMTHVVELADGQISWQGPKAEMPALPESAPETLTDPALLPRWLNTSALAFEDAIRMRNVTVSYGEKTVLEGINWQVRRGEKWAVLGPNGSGKSTLLSLITADNPQSYRNDYALFDRKRGTGESIWDIKRNIGFVSPELHLYFPREQSVWKVVASGLFDTAGLFRKTTPEQTERVEFMLDLLRVQHLRDKRLSQLSTGEQRWILLARALVKNPPLLVLDEPCQNLDPAHIARFRDLVDELCQSPDRTLLYVSHYAEEIPRCVSQVLRLDAGRGTVEPF; encoded by the coding sequence ATGGCCGTTTCCCCCTTACTTTCCCTGCAAAATACCACCGTTCGCCGGCCCACCGGCCTTGTGCTGCAACACCTCAACTGGTCGCTCCGGGCGGGCGAAAACTGGGCCGTTCTGGGTGCAACCGGCGCGGGCAAAAGTTCATTGCTGGATGCGTTGAGCGGGCGGCTGCCGGTGGCGGGTGGTACGTATCTGCATCCGGTTGGGCCGCTGCGTGATACCGTCGAACACGTCGCCAACGATTACCAGTTTGACCGCAAAGTGGCGTCGTCGGCCCAGTTCTACCAGCAGCGGTTTAACGCCGATGCCGCCGAAGAAGCACCGACGGTGTGGGAAGTCTTGCAGCATCAAATTAAGCCCACCGGCACCATTGACGCTCAATCCGTTACCCTGCCGCCCCCGGCTTACCCGGAAGCGTGGCTGGCCGAAGTGGCCGAATGGGTGCACATCACCCACCTGCTGAACCGGCGGCTCACCTCGCTTTCCAACGGCGAAACCCGCCGGACACTGCTGGCGCGTTCGCTGCTGCGACGCCCCAAAATCCTGCTGCTCGACAACTCGTTCGGCGGTCTGGATGTCGCCAGCCGGGAACGGTTACACGGTATTCTGAACCGCATTGCCGCCGAAGGCACTACGCTGGTGCTGGCAACCACACCCCGCGAAATTCCCGACTGCATGACGCACGTTGTGGAACTGGCCGACGGACAGATCAGTTGGCAGGGGCCGAAAGCGGAAATGCCGGCCCTGCCCGAATCTGCGCCCGAAACCCTCACCGATCCGGCCCTGCTCCCCCGCTGGCTGAACACCTCGGCCCTTGCGTTCGAGGACGCCATCCGGATGCGGAATGTAACCGTGAGTTACGGTGAGAAGACGGTGCTGGAGGGCATCAACTGGCAGGTGCGCCGGGGCGAAAAATGGGCGGTGCTAGGGCCGAACGGTTCGGGAAAATCCACCCTCCTGAGTTTAATCACGGCCGACAACCCCCAAAGCTACCGAAACGACTATGCGTTGTTTGACCGCAAGCGCGGCACCGGCGAAAGCATCTGGGACATCAAACGCAACATCGGTTTTGTGTCGCCCGAGCTTCACCTCTACTTTCCCCGTGAGCAGTCGGTCTGGAAAGTGGTGGCGTCGGGCCTGTTTGATACGGCGGGGCTGTTTCGCAAAACGACGCCGGAGCAGACCGAGCGGGTGGAGTTTATGCTGGACCTGTTGCGCGTTCAGCACCTGCGCGACAAACGGCTTTCGCAACTTTCCACGGGCGAACAGCGCTGGATTCTGCTGGCGCGGGCGCTGGTGAAAAATCCGCCCCTGCTGGTGCTGGACGAACCCTGCCAGAACCTCGATCCGGCCCACATCGCCCGCTTCCGGGACCTGGTCGATGAACTGTGCCAGTCGCCCGACCGAACGCTGCTGTACGTTTCGCATTACGCCGAGGAAATTCCGCGGTGCGTTTCGCAGGTGTTGCGGCTGGATGCGGGACGGGGTACGGTTGAGCCGTTTTGA
- a CDS encoding ABC-F family ATP-binding cassette domain-containing protein, with product MISVQNVSLRYGKRVLFDDVNIKFTPGNCYGVIGANGAGKSTFLKILSGDIEPQTGAITITPGERLSVLNQNQFAYDEFPVLQTVIMGNKRLYDIMQEKDELYAKSDFTDADGERAANLEAEFAEMNGWDAESDAATLLSGLGIKEDLHYTQMADLNGSEKVRVLLAQALFGNPDILLLDEPTNNLDVESSIWLENFLANFQNTVIVVSHDRHFLDQVCTNIVDIDFSKVKLYTGNYTFWYESSQLALKQRQDQNKRTEDKRKELEEFIRRFSANASKSKQATSRAKLLEKLTIDDIAPSSRKYPYINFKPEREPGDQILSVEGLSYTSDEGVTLFNNLSFSMRKGDKIFLFSRDGLAVTALFDILAGERKADKGEFKWGVTITPSYFPNDTGRDKFFQTDLNLVDWLRQFSAEKDESFIRGFLGRMLFSGEESLKKATVLSGGEKVRCMLSKVMLSGSNLLVLDEPTNHLDLESITALNNGLIDFKGPVLFTSHDHQFAQTIANRIIEIAPNGHLDKLMTYDEYLEDENVKAQREALYKYK from the coding sequence ATGATTTCAGTACAAAACGTCTCGCTCCGCTACGGCAAGCGGGTTTTGTTTGACGACGTCAATATAAAATTCACCCCCGGCAACTGTTACGGTGTTATCGGAGCCAACGGAGCCGGTAAATCTACTTTCCTGAAAATTCTGTCGGGCGATATCGAACCGCAGACGGGCGCGATTACCATCACACCGGGCGAACGGCTTTCTGTGCTGAATCAGAACCAGTTTGCCTACGACGAATTTCCGGTGTTGCAGACCGTCATCATGGGCAACAAGCGCCTGTATGACATCATGCAGGAAAAAGACGAGCTCTACGCCAAATCCGACTTCACGGATGCCGACGGCGAACGGGCGGCCAACCTCGAAGCTGAGTTTGCCGAGATGAACGGCTGGGATGCCGAATCGGATGCCGCTACGCTGCTGAGCGGTCTGGGCATCAAGGAAGACCTGCACTACACCCAGATGGCCGACCTGAACGGGTCGGAAAAGGTGCGGGTGCTGCTGGCGCAGGCGCTGTTCGGAAACCCCGACATCCTGCTGCTGGACGAACCGACCAACAACCTTGATGTTGAATCAAGCATCTGGCTGGAAAACTTCCTGGCAAACTTCCAGAACACCGTTATCGTGGTTTCCCACGACCGGCACTTCCTGGATCAGGTCTGCACGAACATTGTCGATATCGATTTTTCGAAAGTTAAACTGTACACGGGTAACTATACGTTCTGGTACGAATCGAGCCAACTCGCCCTGAAACAACGGCAGGACCAGAACAAACGGACGGAAGACAAGCGGAAAGAACTCGAAGAATTCATCCGTCGCTTCTCGGCCAACGCGTCCAAGTCCAAGCAGGCCACCAGCCGCGCCAAGCTGCTGGAGAAACTGACCATCGACGACATCGCGCCTTCGTCCCGGAAATACCCCTATATCAACTTCAAACCGGAGCGCGAACCGGGCGACCAGATCCTGAGCGTCGAAGGGCTCAGCTACACGAGCGACGAGGGCGTCACGCTGTTCAACAACCTGTCGTTTTCGATGCGGAAAGGCGACAAGATTTTCCTTTTCAGCCGCGACGGTCTGGCCGTAACGGCCCTGTTCGACATTCTGGCGGGCGAACGCAAAGCCGACAAAGGGGAATTCAAGTGGGGCGTGACCATTACGCCGTCCTATTTCCCGAACGATACGGGCCGCGACAAATTTTTCCAGACTGACCTGAACCTGGTTGACTGGCTGCGGCAGTTTTCCGCCGAGAAAGACGAAAGCTTTATTCGGGGCTTCCTGGGCCGGATGCTGTTCTCGGGTGAAGAGTCGCTGAAGAAAGCGACGGTATTGTCCGGGGGTGAGAAAGTGCGGTGTATGCTCTCGAAAGTGATGCTTTCGGGCTCCAACCTGCTGGTGCTGGACGAACCGACCAACCACCTCGACCTGGAATCCATCACGGCCCTCAACAACGGTCTGATCGACTTCAAAGGCCCGGTGTTGTTCACCTCACACGACCACCAGTTTGCGCAGACGATTGCCAACCGTATCATTGAAATCGCGCCCAACGGTCACCTCGACAAACTGATGACCTACGACGAGTACCTGGAGGATGAAAATGTGAAAGCCCAACGGGAAGCGTTGTATAAATACAAATAA
- a CDS encoding TonB-dependent receptor, translating to MKLILLFFPLLVSLVTRAQSIDTTIRGLVKDELNEPLPGATVILYRAADSTLVRGETTQSNGKFAFTGLTSNVYYLRVTSVGMKEYRSGSLTIDEAHPVLALPAILLSPSRTTLQEVKVVAKRPLVEQEIDKTVVNVDALIGSAGNNTLEVLEKTPGVTVGTDGEISLNGKNGVLVLIDGRQTYLSGPDLAAYLRSLPGGSLDKLELMTNPPAKYDAAGTAIINIRLKRNRVQGFTGDVSASYSQGRTVRSNEVINLNFNRKKLNVFGGLSYNKDGDYADNFYNRTFYGENGALISSLRLQNNFRTSSQGLTGRLGMDYAVSPKTTYGFVVSMQSRPRREWRDITSQNFNASSLIDSVGVGGTNGNFSWKNKSANVNYNHRFDQAGREITADLSYAQYESDGVQRLTNVMVLPDGTPLNHSEFLFNLPSDIQIYTAKADYVHPLKNKFLLEAGIKSSLVNTDNDSKYYTVIDHNKVPDYGKSNHFIYRENINAAYVNTRKEWKLLGIQAGLRVENTLANGRQLGNAEVQASSFDKNYTRFFPTVFVRYKLDTVGKNTVSLSLARRINRANYQLLNPFVFLRDTYSYTAGNPFLNPQYHYQYELKYQHKTHLGIALQYNRFTDVIFQLTETVGDLFITSPRNVAKGYILSLATNLSLEPTKWWRLNANLMGARMALQGTAYTEKLTPGIFHARLNAVNQFQLKKGWSGELIGFFATKDLAGQTITEPRYRVSFAVQKKMLKGKGSLRFMADDLFHSWRQNDRTVSLKQAVAYHTGISDTRRVGLAFTYRFGKETFARKRRHTDNAADAEKGRVD from the coding sequence ATGAAACTCATTCTCTTATTTTTTCCGCTCCTGGTCAGTTTGGTAACCCGGGCGCAATCAATCGATACAACCATTCGTGGTCTGGTGAAAGACGAACTGAACGAACCGCTGCCGGGCGCGACGGTTATCCTCTACCGGGCCGCCGATTCGACGTTGGTGCGGGGTGAAACAACCCAAAGTAACGGAAAATTTGCGTTTACCGGCCTGACCAGCAACGTCTATTATCTGCGGGTGACGAGCGTTGGCATGAAAGAATACCGCAGCGGCTCCCTGACAATTGATGAAGCGCACCCGGTTCTTGCGCTGCCCGCCATCCTGCTGAGTCCTTCCCGAACAACGTTGCAGGAAGTGAAGGTGGTGGCCAAACGGCCGTTGGTGGAGCAGGAAATTGACAAGACGGTGGTTAACGTGGATGCCTTAATTGGCAGCGCGGGAAACAATACGCTGGAGGTGCTGGAAAAAACGCCCGGTGTTACGGTGGGTACGGACGGAGAAATCAGCCTGAATGGCAAAAACGGGGTGCTGGTGCTGATCGACGGCCGGCAGACCTACCTCTCCGGTCCGGACCTGGCGGCTTACCTGCGCTCGCTGCCGGGCGGTTCGCTCGACAAACTGGAGCTGATGACCAACCCACCCGCCAAATACGACGCGGCCGGAACCGCCATCATCAACATCCGCCTGAAACGCAACCGGGTGCAGGGCTTTACCGGCGACGTAAGTGCCAGTTACAGCCAGGGCCGAACGGTCCGGAGCAACGAGGTCATCAACCTGAATTTTAACCGCAAAAAGCTGAATGTATTCGGTGGATTGAGTTATAACAAGGACGGTGATTACGCGGATAATTTCTATAACCGGACCTTTTATGGTGAGAATGGAGCCCTTATTTCATCGCTGCGTTTACAGAATAATTTCCGAACCAGTAGTCAGGGGTTGACGGGAAGACTGGGAATGGATTACGCCGTTTCACCGAAAACAACTTATGGATTTGTGGTCAGTATGCAGAGCCGTCCCCGTCGGGAATGGCGGGATATTACAAGCCAGAATTTTAACGCCAGTTCGCTAATCGACTCAGTGGGAGTGGGCGGAACCAACGGTAATTTTTCCTGGAAAAATAAGAGCGCCAACGTAAATTACAACCATCGGTTTGATCAGGCAGGGCGCGAAATAACGGCCGATTTAAGTTATGCTCAATACGAGTCGGACGGGGTACAACGGCTAACCAACGTTATGGTTTTGCCGGACGGAACTCCGCTCAACCATAGCGAATTTCTATTTAACCTGCCTTCAGATATCCAGATTTATACGGCAAAAGCGGATTACGTTCATCCATTAAAAAACAAGTTTTTGCTGGAAGCCGGCATTAAATCGAGTCTGGTTAATACCGATAACGATTCAAAGTACTATACCGTAATTGATCACAACAAGGTACCCGATTACGGCAAGTCGAACCATTTTATCTACCGGGAAAACATCAACGCGGCTTACGTGAATACGCGCAAGGAGTGGAAACTGCTGGGTATTCAGGCCGGTTTGCGGGTCGAAAATACGCTGGCGAACGGGCGGCAGTTGGGCAACGCGGAAGTACAAGCCAGCTCATTTGATAAGAATTACACGCGCTTCTTTCCAACGGTTTTTGTACGCTATAAACTGGATACGGTCGGAAAAAATACAGTGTCTTTAAGCCTGGCCCGCCGAATTAACCGGGCCAATTATCAATTGCTAAATCCGTTTGTATTCTTACGCGATACGTACTCGTATACGGCCGGGAATCCATTTTTAAATCCGCAGTATCATTACCAATACGAACTTAAATACCAGCATAAAACGCATCTCGGCATTGCGCTGCAATACAACCGCTTTACCGATGTAATTTTTCAACTGACGGAAACCGTCGGCGATTTATTCATTACCAGTCCCCGCAACGTAGCCAAAGGTTATATTCTCTCGCTGGCGACCAATCTGTCACTCGAACCCACCAAGTGGTGGCGGCTGAATGCCAATTTGATGGGTGCCCGAATGGCTCTTCAGGGAACGGCGTATACCGAGAAATTAACACCCGGGATCTTCCATGCCCGACTCAATGCCGTGAATCAGTTCCAGTTGAAGAAAGGATGGAGTGGAGAATTAATCGGCTTTTTTGCTACGAAAGATCTGGCGGGGCAAACCATTACCGAACCCCGCTACCGCGTCAGTTTTGCCGTGCAGAAAAAGATGCTGAAAGGGAAGGGGAGCCTGCGGTTTATGGCGGACGATCTCTTCCATTCCTGGCGGCAAAATGACCGCACCGTGAGCCTGAAACAGGCCGTAGCTTATCATACCGGCATCAGCGACACGCGCCGGGTTGGGCTGGCGTTTACGTACCGGTTTGGGAAGGAAACATTCGCCCGCAAACGCCGTCATACCGACAATGCGGCCGACGCGGAGAAGGGGCGCGTCGACTGA
- a CDS encoding head GIN domain-containing protein produces the protein MKRILFLFASLTVSAALLTSCNREDVGPLQDGQQTFALTGFDRLEMGSGFDVNVQPGASFSVVAKGDQRNLDDLEVVVRNGTLSAEYRTHRNRKFSTTFTITMPALRGAKFSGGVHSTIKGFANAASLDIDLSGGTHGSFEVLASRTNVTVSGGSKLDLKTPQVTTNDDTVAGRIDQLVIDASGASNVQAFNYAAYEVNVKASGTSHAEITANQSLVADASGASKIRYRGNPAKVNQNASGASKIERD, from the coding sequence ATGAAACGAATCCTGTTTTTATTCGCCAGCCTGACGGTTTCTGCCGCTTTGTTAACCAGTTGCAACCGGGAAGATGTTGGTCCGTTGCAGGATGGGCAACAAACCTTCGCCCTGACGGGTTTCGACCGGCTCGAAATGGGCAGCGGTTTTGACGTCAACGTGCAGCCCGGCGCGTCTTTCAGCGTCGTTGCCAAAGGCGATCAGCGCAACCTGGACGATCTGGAGGTGGTGGTTCGCAACGGCACGCTTTCGGCCGAATACCGCACGCATCGCAACCGTAAATTTTCGACCACATTCACCATCACAATGCCGGCGCTGCGCGGGGCCAAATTTTCGGGGGGTGTTCATTCCACGATCAAGGGGTTTGCCAACGCAGCCAGCCTGGATATCGACCTTTCCGGCGGTACCCACGGCTCCTTCGAGGTGCTCGCATCCCGGACCAACGTTACGGTGTCGGGCGGTTCAAAACTGGACCTGAAGACCCCGCAAGTGACCACCAATGATGATACGGTAGCGGGTCGAATCGACCAGTTGGTCATTGATGCCTCGGGCGCATCGAACGTGCAGGCGTTCAATTACGCAGCATACGAGGTGAATGTGAAAGCATCCGGAACCAGCCATGCCGAAATTACGGCCAACCAGTCGCTGGTTGCCGATGCCAGTGGCGCCAGCAAAATCCGCTACCGCGGCAATCCGGCCAAGGTCAACCAGAATGCCAGTGGCGCCAGCAAAATTGAGCGCGACTAA